CTCAAAcaaggaatgaaaacatgaagaaatgaacatgtaaaaatatttaccAAGGATCATTTGAGAACTCAGATCCGCCTCAGTGGAGCAGCTAGTGTTATATATTCTTGATAATGAAATGTAGCGGGCTGCATCCCCATATTGTGCTGATGACAGATTTAAGTGCTTTCTTATGAAGGATGTTCTGGGGGAGTGGAAGGTCTATAACGACAAGGGCGTGTGATGAACCTTACAGATTTAACTGATGAGGTATTGCACAGATTAATTATTATGAtcataaaaaaagcaaataggcaaaaataaatatacagcaaATGCAtacaacatttacattacaaTTTTAGTCAGATTCTGGAAGATTCCTACAAGATATTTTAGTGTCAGCGATAGGTTTGGGGGTATGGAGGACTGGGAATGAGGACAAGATATTCATCACTAGTCGTCCCACTCCTCGTCGTCCTCAAagtcctcatcttcatcatcatcctcgtcTTCGtctgggaaaagaaaacacaaatgaaaaatgtaaggAGTTTAAGAATGTTGAAAACCCGAGAATAGAAAACCTTTTCACATGACCTCAGCGGTATGGAAGTTGCAGGGTGGACAGGAAATAGTGGACGGGGGAagcagttcaacattttggaaaatgtgtttatttcgtTTCTTGCAGAAAGTCTGATCAACACCACTTTCATGTGTGCATAGTTATTACTTCCTTCCTTCCAAGAAAGTGAATAAGCACATTTCCCAAAAATGCTGAATTAAGTTTCCTTGTTTCTTGGGAAAAAGTCTAAGGGCTATTGAGGCACCCTGGATGCTGCAGCTATGTGCCAAATGTCTACCAGGTGATACACACGGCCTGTCAGCAGAGCTACCTGAGGAATGGATGGCTTTGCTCCTCTTCTGCATCACCTCCATGAGAGCACCGACGATGCCTGCAGTGGGAGCCGGCGTTGAAGGGCTGGACTCCGGATGATCCGGCACCTGAAGACAAACAAACTCGGTTTTAAGAAGTACACTCacataaactgtatatgtataACAGAGATTTTCATGTGTAGGTAACTTTTACTCATTTTGCATTTGGCTTTTTCTTGATAATAAGTACATTTTATGACATCTGAGTGTTAATTGAAAAGGACAGTAAATGGGGAAAGATAAAGAATGACATGGAACAAAGGTCCAGAGAAAGACATGAACAATGCATTTTGAAGTAGAAGAAAGTTTTGGAAAGAAATTTTAAGCCTTGGTTGAGTCAAACAATGCACTCACAGTACAAACTAGGAGTTAGTGATTTATATATGGGCTGCACACAGAGGCCCTGTGCAGTGTCAGTTGGCTGACTTAGCTATTAGCAGATCCTCGCACTCGGTTGTGGGGATCGGACTGTGATTGTCTTACTGTCTTGAGCTGGATTCCCTGTCGGATCTGGTCCAACAGGGCGTCTCTTCCGATGTTGGTGGCCGGTGCTTTGTGGTTCTGCTCCACTTTCTTCAGCTGGGTTCCTCCTCTGATCTGCTCCAGCAGCGCTGACTTCCCGCCTGGGCTCGGCGAATGGGGAgagtctcctcctccaccatccagctctggaggaggaggagggccgGGCggcggtggaggaggtgggggtggcGGAGCAGCGGCAGAGCCAACACTGCTGCTGACTGGAGATGGCTGGGCAGGTGGGGGAGGCGGAGGGGGTGGGGCTTGAGGGGCAATGGAAGAGTGCaagaatggaggaggaggtggtgaaggctggtggtggtgatggtggtggtgatggtgtggaggaggagggggctggTGACTTCCTCTGGTGGGAGgcggtgggggaggaggggcacCCAGAGTTCCAGgtctggagggaggaggaggagggggagctgAGGCGGGTGCTCTGGacggaggagggggaggaggggctcCCCGACCCCCTCTggatggtggaggagggggtggagctGAGTTGTGgggcggtggaggaggaggagggggtccGCCACgagaggggggtggagggggtgcTGCGGGGGCATAGGTGACAGGAAATCAGGTTGTCATTGCACATCAACATGACATCACACCTGCGACTACAGCAGCTACGCACAAGTTTGATTGATTCATACATTTCCTGTTGACTCTATCAGAGTCTGTTAGGCAgccgacacaatcttcagacacCAGTTcaaaaagttttcaaactaaaagctcTTTAATTCTACTCAGTATAAAGTATTCACAAGAaggacattgtgcttttactatGAAGATAAATTGCCAGACAGGAAGCAATTCAGTGAATGTTGGAGTGATGCACAGTGTACCGATACCAGAAAGGTACCGCAATACCCAGCCATTAAAACAGATACGATATTTAATTCTACTCGTATCTGTACTTTATGAATGACGCCCAGGGAACACTGGAAAAGCTGCGTGTTGCAGATGTCACTTAAGAGACAGAGAATACTGCCCATCACCTGAAGTTCTTTATGTTAACTTTTAATAATAACTACAGCCTTTCTGAAGTTTCTGGCATAACTACAgtatttcctttaaaaaaatgagtcctatgcattcaaataaataacagtaCTGATATATACCAGTACACTAATGAACTCTTCTCTTCTGCTTTCACACCAGCGCAGGTTAACATTCTAGACTGAAACTGTCACTatgtataaaaaagtcagaCAGTCAGTAGTGTTTCATCTGCAGACCTCAAATCTGCTGTCTAAGACACGAGGTAGCAAATGATAGTTCAAGGTAAAGCTGTGACTggaattatatattattttatattgttgtatataCACTAATGATTTGAGGCTTTCAGCCATGTCCTCTACGTGGTTACCATCATAAAACtctaaaaacaagacaaacttCAGCTCTGTCCGACCTAAGGTAAATGACAGcatcacagtttttttaaaaagcagtgattatTTCATGCAGTGTAATGATTCAAACAATCATATTGATTGATTCCATTTTCACTGTATGGATGAAAGAGGACTTCAGCATTCATCGTTAATACTTCTATGCCctttaatattcaatatttgACCTGAGGAATGTTTGATTCCAACTAACAAAGGTTTTTCCAAATtgtcagaagaaaagaaaatcctctgAGAGAAAAACTGACATTCATAAAAATTGACAACGAAGACACTGTTCACAGTGGAGCACAAAAGCTCCTGAGCAGCTCtgaagatgaaaagaaatgtaCTTCCATTGTTGATTTACAATTTTTGTAGCCTAAAGAATATAACATTAGATGTGCGGAAATCATCATTTgtcttgaaatgttttgtgttgtggAGCCAGGTATCCAAAACCGCAGCAAAACTTCATATAGGAGAAGTTGCAACCAGGAAATCCAAATAGTTGGCAATTAATTGCAAATAATTTTAcctataaagaaaataataacaatatctGTGCTTTGAGATTGTGCACAATGATAAAAAGATATGAAGATTATTTCTAGCATCAGACACTGATAAAAGGCTCTTTTCTTCAATAAACCCTGCCATTTCAGATCAGCTTGATACATCAaagacctcagtgtgtgtgtgtgtgtgtgtgtgtgtgtgtgtgtgtgttctcaccttGCCTCCTCAGCTCGTTCTTGACGGCCTCCACCCCTCCCTTCTTCTCAATGAAGTCGTAGATGACCTTGGACGTCTCACGATCCTTTAGCTGAGCCTCGGATATGCCGCACATGTCAAACAGGTTTTTCAGTTCAGGGTCCAGGTTGTTCAGCTGCCGCATGAAAAATCAtggagaacattttaaaaacacagcgGCACACTGCTGAGGACCGATGACAGTAGGGATGTCACAACACCCAAAATGTAGAGTCAATACCGATACAATGAAATTCCCACAATTGTCGATACCCAATTtgaaaattaaacacaaaacaacaaatcccaTTTACTTCAACACACGCtgctttataaaaatatttcaacatacaaaaacaacagtggCCATGTAGCCTTCAAGTATAAACAGAAAAGTGGCACAGAAACTCTCCTCCAtccaaagtgtgtgtctgctcgtctatgtcaatcaaaaacaaagcaaacctCAAGCACTGCACAGGAACCAAAGAACCTCTGACCACTGATGGTTTCTAGCATTAATGTGCAAAGTGCgtgatattaggaaaacatgcatTATGTAACAACCTTGTTGAATTTCCTGATGACTATCGTGATTGTTGAATATCTGAATACAGCATTTAAGTCtttctgctttggtttcactgctAACATGGACCCAATACAGTGAGTCGTCCATGCAGACACTGAGATTTCCATTCCAACAACATAGTTTTTCCACCTAGCTAAGGACGCAGGGACCACGGACAGCTCCACAGCCCAGGAGAGAAGGCGCACAGTCCGGCCACAGCACCCCCACATCTGGtgcagacacccagggagctATGCACAGCTCCACTTGTCTGCTTACAGCCCAGTTACATCCCAGTCTGCGTTTACAAGTGTCTGATCacactgtgtatatgtgtgtgaggagagtgagaggaaaagagtgaGCCTGACGGCTAATGGATGCGTACGCTGCTCTGAAGAAAGATTTAGTCTCTTGCAATCGAATGTTGCACGTTAATGTCGCAATGACTATACATTTTCAatatatcgtgcagccctactGTAGACGACAAAAATTGTTTATGTTGATACTTTCTGAGCAGCACCTCTTGAGATTATGATAATAAACAtgatttatatagcacttaAAAGCAGAGTTTACAAAGTGTTTTGACAGCAAAGCAAGAAAAGTTTCTAGAAGAGAAATAACAATCAGCTGAATGCAATGTGACAAGGAGGCCAGACAACCACGTTTAGGTGGTCAGAAAGAAAGTAgtgttcaaattaaatgaacCAATGTAGAGCtatgtcacatgaaaacaaaagagcagtaacatgacagtaaaaatatataaacgagttaaataaaaggtgaaaagaaaacaataatcaaCCACTCAGTGATGAATTCGACCCGAGACAAACGTAGCGGAGCTGCCTCACAATTCTCCACTCACGTAAGTTGAGGGGTGGGATGTTCGTGTAATTCTATGTGGTGCATTTTAGCAAATGATGATATCTTTATATCTACCCTCTCTCCTTCTGATAGAAACTAGACCCTCCTCATAGATCCTCTGAAATGTTCACcctttttctaaataaaaatcatcagTTTCCTGATCCTCTTCGACTTCGTTTTAAGAGTTTCTTTTGGTCCACAGACAGCAGGGTGCCTCTTCCTCTAAAGTGAAGAGTAGGGACACAGCAGCCAGTCACAGTGATAGCCTGACATCTGGTGGCTAACAGGTAGAAATACAATCTGCCTCCACACCGTCAACAAACCACTCAGCTGCTGTCCGTCATGACTAGGGATGTTTGACTTTATCATCTGACTTTACTTATCTGTCGTGACTTTATCAAACAGCGGTTATTTTAAACCGCTGTTTGATAAAGTCACGATTTCATAAGTGTAAGAACCAATAAAACTACAATATCTAACTCTGGTGTCCTGCCTCTTGCGAGTCACGTAATTTGTGTTTGGGCAGCTTGGTGAGATCTCTCGCGAACTGACTTAGCGGCGTTATTTCCACCAATGCTGGACAAACAACTTCAGGAGTTCACagcaagaggaggaaaatgtgtttacttTTGGTTTCTGAccagcggtgtgtgtgtgtgtcaggagagaAGCTCCCATACAGATATACAGCTTATGACAGGAATCGTGGCACAAAAATTGCATAGTCACGACCAGCTTCTGCTGTATGACGCACGTGTTCAAGATGGTTCGGGGTGCTCAGTTTATCATGTGATAGATAAAGGCAGAGAAAGGGGAGCAGTCAGCCTATTGCTTGTTCAGCGCGTCAGTCCGAGCATTAGCTCATTAGCCGACAAACTTAATACGGACACGCATCAACAGCTCTTGTTGCAGAGAAAATAGTTAGGGTTTCTAAACAGCCTCCATCTTATAACAATTATTATTTGTCAAACCTTAAAGGGATACTGTAAACTTAAATGTTTTAGAGCTGGAAAAGGAAATTATATGACTGcttttaaataaagacattaaaggttcagtgtgtagaatttagtgacgaaattgcatgttgcagctgaacacccctcatctcaccctctccttccaaacatgaaaaagaaactgtggtagctttaattgtcataaaaatttAAAggagtttgtccagtctggactaatgtcaaaaacatggtggcctccgtagagagggtcccctcgatgtaaatataaagtatttaaatatagagggCCTTTTCTAGGATAAAAATAACTACATTCATACAacttagatgaaacgaactaatgaaaacatcatgaggattattttacattaaatttctgccaatagtcccctttcacctaaatcttacccACTGGACCTTTCatcaccaaatttataaaaaaataaataaaatctatgcTGGTAATAGAACTAATAGCTAGAAAACCTAGATACCCTTGCTTTAGCAAGTTAATTGGCATGTCGGATGTGTGCGTGTGGGGGTCTCAAATAGTATTTTTTCACGGGACTATGATTATTGTGCCACAAGGTGACAATGTAGCTTTTAATTTGCACTTCCACAATTGTCAATGAGATAGTGGCTTCTTGAGTTGGTTGGAAAAGAACAGAGCCCTGAATTATTAATGTCTCCAGTTTACAGCCCTCTAATGAGCTAATGAGGCCCCTGCCTGGTTCGCTCTGGAACATTCTGTGCCTTTCAGCTTCAGAGAAGCAGCGAGATGTCTGTGAATATGAGCAGGAAGCAACAAGAGCCTATTGTGTGATCTCATCATGCAGCCACCACACAGGTCACTATTGTGCTCCTATgagtatacatgtgtgtgtgtccatgaagGGGCTACTCACATCAAAACCTGTGTTTGGATCCCAGCCCACGTGTCCGATGTGCCTGAAAAAGACGGGACAGATATGTGGTGAGATCACACCAATGTCGCATAAATACACAGAAGTGCATCAATTGTTTAGTATGTGCATGTGGGTGACCAAGTGCCCATGCTGAATAGTGAGCCCACACGCACACTGGTCAGAGACAGTGTGGTCATTGAGCACTTTCAGACTCAAACATGTTCACTGCCGCCATGAGTGTGTCAGGTCTGACTGCACAAccagacactgtgaaaatagGCCATACACCGCGTTCCTTTATACCTCGGACATCGGAAGTGACGACCCCCGAGTCTGAAGTTGTAAATGTAACGCCAAAGTAGGAGGAACCTCACCCCCCTTACTTCGAAATCCAAAATGGTTTTTACTGTAACAGGCTGTGGACGTGTTACTATGGTGTTAGATGTCGTGACATCCTGCGTGATGTGTTATTATGAACTGGTTTTGCTAACAATGGCTAGCTGGCCAACATTGTTCCAATGCAATGtgtacatgtttttgttgactAGTAATTGCAAATGTTTCCACATCAGTACAGCCTCAGAGTCAGTGTAAACAgtgtgtcaaactaaagccTATTATAGAGGCTACATTATGTGATTAAGTGAAACagttcctctctcctccaagAAGCTTCTTCATTTCAGTCAGGTCTTGTTAGTAGAGAACAGATCTCATATCTCCCACGTGTTATGTCATAGTCACATAATAtctattttcaaaatgtaagaGTGGCCCCGTAacttacacattcacacaatcagAGATTGTTTACCAGCTATCATGTCTGGATAATGTGTTTGTACTCCTGCATTTTTCAAATCCAACAGTTTGATCCTCTGTGAAATATGCTGCTCTGCTATCAGTTCAAAAACCTGAGCATGCACTCAGATGTTGATGAGGCAAACCTGGGTTGATTTAACAAGTTGATAGCCAGCTTCGTGTGACCACTTAGCCTGATGGCAAATGTTAGGCTGAGTTTCAACGAGTATCAGAAAGACATCCTGGGTATGTTGACCTCCCTTCGTAGTACAGACCCCTGTGGTAATTGAGCCACAacaagtaaagacctgctgctggagtcTGAAGAGTCCTCACCACTACTGTACAAAGAGCCGTTCATTCAAAGTATGATGAAGGTAGACTCATTATGCAGATCTacgaactggagaatcagtttttgttgttgtgaatgcactGTTGTGATGGTCAATGTGACTtatgttgatgagtcccagcctcCTCTGCTAGACAGCTGGTCCACTGTTTagtcaaagtttattaatattgaacgtacAACATGTCCAAATgacaccaaattcaacactgcactccCAAGGTCACTaagaatacacatgccaagtaaATGTCTGTTGTGGCCCAAGCTCCCACCTTATGAAGCCCTTTAATTTCCTATCGTACAGGCAGCAATTGGTTTCATCTGTCGGTCAGTCTGTAACTTTGAAAAGTCATATTTAATttgtcatgtttctgtgtgtagaactgtgacctctgaccctcatATTTGTGATTGATGATTTGAAGATGTGACTTACTGGAAGTTACTGGGTGTGCCGATGTCAGCCTTGgtcagtttcttcttcttgccTTTGGTCTTCTTGTCCTTGCGGGTCAGGCCACCGTGGCTCAGCATGTTGTTGAGGTGGTACGGCTGCTGGTGGCTGTGGGAGTTGATGACTCTCACATTGTTTATCTCGGGGTTCCTGATGTCCACTGTGGCCATGGGCAAAGCTGGACCTGCACAGGGAGAGAGGTTCACTAGCTGTGGCATTTTTCACATCTCCAGTTGAACACCAAAGATAATTAACTCTAATGATCTCTTTATTCATCCAAAGGCCTGTTTTTCAGGAAAGTTTCATCAAACAAGGAAGCAATCGTCTGGGGCAGTGGTTCCCAAGCTGGGGTATGTGAGTCACAAGCTGATTTccccaaaaaaatgtaatttaaaaacaattaaaaataattaatgtaaGCCATAATTCTTACAGATGATGAGAAATataagtaaatgtaaaaataaagcacGCAAATTGGATTTCCTTTGTACCCACATGACCCCTGAGGTAATTATCAACAATATACATTGCAGCAGGTCAATTTACAGCAGGTCAGgtcactctttagtctgtgcGCTTGTCactctttgtgtgtgagagtgaccTTCATGCTCGTGCACCCCCGTTATTGCCGAAGACTGAATTAATTCCGTATGAAATACTGCACTGCCATCAATATGACTTCCCTGGCACCTGGGGGATCAATATGGCAGAGAGCTGGTATAAACTCTGACATGTTAGATGTTCAACAACAGTGATTTCATCCATCAGTTCTGAGCTTCTGTGTTGCATTATTTCTCAAATAAACATCAGGTGGggctctgtctcctcctgttgGTTAGTCCCCGAATCCCTCTTAATCTCCACAAACCACAGCGGCATCTGACATTACCACTAATCCATTGCTAATCCAAGTCCAAATCTCTGGACTCCCCATGAACACTAGATGTCAATGACCAGACCCACAGGCTGCAGACAACACCGCAGAGAAACAGGATGGGGCTGGTGGGCATTGCCCACTTGCAGAGGGATGGTTATGGGATGGTTGTGTTTAAGTCGTAGTATCGGACTGAAGACTTTCTACACTAAGAATTatgaaaaatgatcaaatgtcATCAGATTCATACAATAATTTTACCAATTTATGACTATAGTCTAGTTCCTGTGTGGCTGCTTGTGTTTGAGAACTTTGGTTTCTTTTGCACGTCGGAAACTAGAATTA
This genomic interval from Paralichthys olivaceus isolate ysfri-2021 chromosome 7, ASM2471397v2, whole genome shotgun sequence contains the following:
- the wasla gene encoding WASP like actin nucleation promoting factor a isoform X1 codes for the protein MNSHPPPRRVANVGSLLLTPQENECLFGYLGRKCATLCSSVVQVYMAERSASWGKRCCGVACLVKDNPQRSYFIRVFDIKEGKTMFEQELYHNFSISCSRSYFISFSGDACQIGLNFASEEEAKRFRVAINDLLNRRQRKTEKRGDPKNGPALPMATVDIRNPEINNVRVINSHSHQQPYHLNNMLSHGGLTRKDKKTKGKKKKLTKADIGTPSNFQHIGHVGWDPNTGFDLNNLDPELKNLFDMCGISEAQLKDRETSKVIYDFIEKKGGVEAVKNELRRQAPPPPPSRGGPPPPPPPPHNSAPPPPPPSRGGRGAPPPPPPSRAPASAPPPPPPSRPGTLGAPPPPPPPTRGSHQPPPPPHHHHHHHHHQPSPPPPPFLHSSIAPQAPPPPPPPPAQPSPVSSSVGSAAAPPPPPPPPPPGPPPPPELDGGGGDSPHSPSPGGKSALLEQIRGGTQLKKVEQNHKAPATNIGRDALLDQIRQGIQLKTVPDHPESSPSTPAPTAGIVGALMEVMQKRSKAIHSSDEDEDDDEDEDFEDDEEWDD
- the wasla gene encoding WASP like actin nucleation promoting factor a isoform X2; its protein translation is MNSHPPPRRVANVGSLLLTPQENECLFGYLGRKCATLCSSVVQVYMAERSASWGKRCCGVACLVKDNPQRSYFIRVFDIKEGKTMFEQELYHNFSISCSRSYFISFSGDACQIGLNFASEEEAKRFRVAINDLLNRRQRKTGPALPMATVDIRNPEINNVRVINSHSHQQPYHLNNMLSHGGLTRKDKKTKGKKKKLTKADIGTPSNFQHIGHVGWDPNTGFDLNNLDPELKNLFDMCGISEAQLKDRETSKVIYDFIEKKGGVEAVKNELRRQAPPPPPSRGGPPPPPPPPHNSAPPPPPPSRGGRGAPPPPPPSRAPASAPPPPPPSRPGTLGAPPPPPPPTRGSHQPPPPPHHHHHHHHHQPSPPPPPFLHSSIAPQAPPPPPPPPAQPSPVSSSVGSAAAPPPPPPPPPPGPPPPPELDGGGGDSPHSPSPGGKSALLEQIRGGTQLKKVEQNHKAPATNIGRDALLDQIRQGIQLKTVPDHPESSPSTPAPTAGIVGALMEVMQKRSKAIHSSDEDEDDDEDEDFEDDEEWDD